From the Bacillus sp. FJAT-22090 genome, the window ATCGATAATCCATTGCTGTAATTGATTAAAAGCATGAAGTTTTGCGGTAGTTCTTACAGGTTTTGTATGATTAACTGGTATCGGCATGTGACAACCCTCCTTCAAAAATCTTAATAGTTAACAAAATTATACACTATATTATACAGTATATCGCATTTATTGTTAAAAAAGTTTTATTCCATCAAAATTTTTAAGGTAAGAGCTCTCACATCAATTACAGATTCTTCCTCCATAATGTCTTGTAACATAACTTCTTTGAAGTAATTAACACTTTTTTCTAAAGGCATATGAACTATTTTTCTTAAAGCATTATCGTACATTTTTAAAAACTCAATATCCGTATTTCCGCGTTGTAATTCTGCAAAAGCTTCATACACTTGATCGAGTTTATCAGCAAGTTCAAGTAGTCTGCCTTCAATGGTTTCGTCTTTTCCTTCTTTCATTCGGTCGAAAAAGACAGGTTGGAATTCCTCTGGAATTTCATCTAAAATAAATTTCTCCATCATTTTTTCTTCTACATGAGAAAGCATCTGTTTAAGTTCTGGGGAAGCATGCTTTACTGGAGTTTTAATATCCCCGATAAAAATTTCAGCAAAGTCATGATTAATCGTTTTTTCATAAAGTGACTTCCAGTTAATAGTCGCTCCATTGTTCTCTTCGATTGTTGCAAAAAACATCGCGTATTGAGAAACCTTCCAT encodes:
- a CDS encoding YfbR-like 5'-deoxynucleotidase, yielding MGIHKFFMSMNDLERIIRAPGRFKFEDHNVAAHSWKVSQYAMFFATIEENNGATINWKSLYEKTINHDFAEIFIGDIKTPVKHASPELKQMLSHVEEKMMEKFILDEIPEEFQPVFFDRMKEGKDETIEGRLLELADKLDQVYEAFAELQRGNTDIEFLKMYDNALRKIVHMPLEKSVNYFKEVMLQDIMEEESVIDVRALTLKILME